The sequence GAGGTTGATGAAGTGCTGGATAGCCTGATCACGAATAAAATAATCGAACCAGTTGTGGTTGTTGGAATTAGTAATGGTATTTACAGGGCGCAGGAATATATTCCTTATAACACTAATTGGTATGGTTCAGAACACGTAGGCAAAGATGTTTATCATGCAACCTGGATTACAGAACAGCTTATTCCGGTTATAGAAAAGGATTATAATGTGTCAGATAATAGGGATGGCCGGGCAATTTTTGGCAACTCATTGGGAGGATTACTCTCTTTATATATGATATTGTATCAATCAGATGTATTCTCAAAAGGCGTATCAATTTCTCCTGCCACAGTAAAGGGAATTATTCCTCTGGTTAGTGAATCTCAAAAGCAGGATGTAAAATTATGGATTGACACAGGAGAAGATGAATGGGGAGGATACATAAGCTATGTAGATCAGGAGCGCGCAATTGTTGATACGCTCTGCGCAAAAGGTTATGAATATGGAAAAGAGCTTGTATATTACGAAGTTCCAGGAGTACCCGATCATAGGGAAAGTTACCTTGCACAACGAATTGCTTTGCCATTTGTTTATATGTATGGTGATTGTAATCCTGAGTTGGATGATTTTCAGGTTTTTCTGGAACAGGTTGAACATCCTGTAGAAATAACAACTCCCATCCTAAATCCGGTTGTTAGTTTTAATAACGGATTAAAATATTCGCTTTATACCTTACCTGAATATTCAGTAAACGATTCTGAAGTATCAATTAGTGATACAGGTATATTTTCTTCAAATGAGTTAATAAATATAAAAGCAATTGTTCTGTATTCTGGTATTAAAAAGGAAATAGAAATCAACAAATTATTTAAACCTAATAAATCGTTTTAATCATGAAATCAATAATCTCAATTTTGTTTTTTGTATTGTTTGGATACAGTGGATTTTCGCAGATAAAAGTGGAACCTAATTGTTGGTGGGTAGGAATGAAAAATCCTGGCTTGCAGATAATGCTACACGGAGATGATATTGGAGGACTAAAACCACAAATTTCCTATAAAGGAGTTAAGATCAAAAATGTCATTCAGGTTGAAAATCCAAACTACCTTTTTATTGATTTGAATATTGATGCAAGAACTCTGCCGGGGAATTTTGAAATATCATTATTGAAAGATGGTGAAATTCAAGAAAATGTAGCTTATGAATTAAAAGCCAGGAGGAGGGAGTCTTCTGAACGGCAAAGTTACAGCCCGGCAGATGTTATTTATTTGATTACGCCAGATCGTTTTGCGAATGGAGATGTAGGTAACGACGTTGTAAAGGGAATGAATGAAATGAACATAGATCGAAGTAATCCAAATGGCAGGCATGGTGGTGATATTCAAGGAGTAATTGATAACCTTGATTACATTAAAGAGCTTGGATTTACTGCAGTTTGGCTAATGCCTGTTCTTGAAAATGATCAGAAGGAGTTATCATATCATGGATATTCAATCACTGATTTTTATAAGGTTGATCCGAGGTTTGGTTCAAATGAACAATATGTAGAATTAAGTCGGCTGTGCAAGGAAAAAGGTTTGAAACTGATTATAGATGTTGTACTGAATCACTGTGGTTCGGAACATTGGTGGATGAGCGATCTTCCAACAAAAGATTGGTTAAACTTTCAGGAAAACAAAAGTTTTACAAATCACCGCAAAACAACACTTCATGATCCACATGCGGCAGAAAAGGACTCGCTTCAGCTTGTTGATGGATGGTTTGTTGAAACCATGCCTGATATGAATCAGAAGAATGGGCTTATGGCAAACTATCTTATTCAAAATTGCATTTGGTGGGTAGAATATGCAGATCTTGACGGGATTCGGGTTGATACTTATTCCTATTCCGATAGGTATTTTCTTAGAAGCTGGAGTTCCAGGTTGATGACCGAATATCCTAATTTAAATATTGTTGGTGAAG comes from uncultured Draconibacterium sp. and encodes:
- a CDS encoding alpha/beta hydrolase-fold protein; translation: MIKILFLATILFLAMSCKTSNKDRGDEAVDVTFQYAPLPHEHIDSIKLLGSMNGFNAKDEAFSMNKLEDGSFCLNLQLAPGDYLFAFMINGKWVHKMSSIKDRMLPTNVSFDEGFGSAKFTVKPGDELLKNLKVDSINHNQYSVKKLEGLEIELTNEKAFIEWETSGTKDEKVEVLTRLVKETSYIPDFSLIKTEEAILGRTSIDVESLADMEILVRLSDCDGTKSEGQIRRVRIPHPNVTFTKVDNRGVYVYLPEGYDPQRAAPYPVAYMLDGQNLFSKATGGNGEWEVDEVLDSLITNKIIEPVVVVGISNGIYRAQEYIPYNTNWYGSEHVGKDVYHATWITEQLIPVIEKDYNVSDNRDGRAIFGNSLGGLLSLYMILYQSDVFSKGVSISPATVKGIIPLVSESQKQDVKLWIDTGEDEWGGYISYVDQERAIVDTLCAKGYEYGKELVYYEVPGVPDHRESYLAQRIALPFVYMYGDCNPELDDFQVFLEQVEHPVEITTPILNPVVSFNNGLKYSLYTLPEYSVNDSEVSISDTGIFSSNELINIKAIVLYSGIKKEIEINKLFKPNKSF
- a CDS encoding glycoside hydrolase family 13 protein, whose amino-acid sequence is MKSIISILFFVLFGYSGFSQIKVEPNCWWVGMKNPGLQIMLHGDDIGGLKPQISYKGVKIKNVIQVENPNYLFIDLNIDARTLPGNFEISLLKDGEIQENVAYELKARRRESSERQSYSPADVIYLITPDRFANGDVGNDVVKGMNEMNIDRSNPNGRHGGDIQGVIDNLDYIKELGFTAVWLMPVLENDQKELSYHGYSITDFYKVDPRFGSNEQYVELSRLCKEKGLKLIIDVVLNHCGSEHWWMSDLPTKDWLNFQENKSFTNHRKTTLHDPHAAEKDSLQLVDGWFVETMPDMNQKNGLMANYLIQNCIWWVEYADLDGIRVDTYSYSDRYFLRSWSSRLMTEYPNLNIVGEEWNEDPAIVSYWQRGKVNYDGYTSSLPSLIDFPLQKAFNDGLIEEDNYNTGFIKPYEMLAKDFLYPEPDDLLIFPDNHDVERLYTQVGKDLDLFKIALTFYLTTRGIPQIFYGTEILLEGTSHGEARSDFPGGWNGDEVNGFIDQGLNEDQKEVKEFLQVLLKWRKANDVVANGKLGHFIPQDGVYVYFRYLESKRVMVILNKNNHPCSLEFSRYSSYIKDAKTGVNVLTGDKVRLQEKLDVAAKTPIVIEFEILK